The following are encoded together in the Bacillota bacterium genome:
- the ltaE gene encoding low-specificity L-threonine aldolase, giving the protein MGQYIDLRSDTVTTPTPEMRRAMAEAEVGDDVYGEDPTVNRLQELAAAKVGKEAALYVTSGTQGNQCAVMTHTRRGDEVILEAESHIFYYELGGVASLSGAQVRTVRGDRGILDPKDVKAAIRDDDLHHPPTTLVCMENTHNRAGGVIVRPEQMKAVYDLAKQHRLNVHVDGARIFNAAVALGRPVTDLTQSCDTVMFCLSKGLSAPVGSILAGSREFIERARRSRKVMGGGMRQAGVIAAAGIIALEKMVDRLAEDHANAKVLAEGLAAIPGIELDPASIETNIVYFEISHPKVDGQVLPAELKKQGILVNPSMGRRIRMVTHKDIDRKDVDAVLMAVARVMKEA; this is encoded by the coding sequence ATGGGCCAATACATCGATCTTCGAAGCGACACCGTCACCACTCCGACCCCGGAGATGCGCCGGGCGATGGCCGAGGCCGAGGTCGGCGACGACGTTTACGGCGAGGACCCGACGGTCAATCGCCTGCAGGAACTGGCGGCCGCCAAGGTCGGGAAGGAAGCCGCCCTCTATGTGACCAGCGGGACGCAGGGCAACCAGTGCGCGGTGATGACCCACACCCGCCGCGGCGACGAGGTTATCCTCGAGGCCGAATCGCACATCTTCTACTACGAACTCGGCGGGGTGGCCAGCCTGTCTGGGGCGCAGGTCCGGACGGTCAGGGGCGACCGCGGGATCCTCGACCCCAAGGACGTCAAGGCGGCCATCCGCGATGACGACCTCCATCATCCGCCGACGACCCTGGTCTGCATGGAGAACACCCACAACCGGGCCGGCGGCGTGATCGTCCGTCCAGAACAGATGAAGGCCGTCTATGACCTGGCCAAGCAGCACCGTCTCAACGTCCATGTCGACGGGGCGCGCATCTTCAACGCCGCCGTGGCCCTCGGGCGGCCGGTCACCGACCTCACCCAATCCTGCGACACGGTCATGTTCTGCCTATCTAAGGGTCTCTCGGCCCCGGTCGGCTCGATCCTGGCCGGGTCCCGCGAGTTCATCGAACGGGCCCGCAGGAGCCGCAAGGTCATGGGCGGGGGGATGCGTCAGGCCGGGGTCATCGCCGCGGCCGGGATCATCGCCCTGGAGAAGATGGTCGACCGCCTCGCGGAGGACCACGCCAACGCCAAGGTCCTGGCCGAAGGGCTGGCCGCGATCCCCGGGATCGAACTCGACCCGGCTTCGATCGAGACCAATATCGTCTACTTCGAGATCTCCCACCCCAAGGTCGATGGACAGGTCCTCCCGGCCGAGTTGAAGAAGCAGGGCATCCTGGTCAACCCGTCAATGGGCCGGCGGATCCGGATGGTCACCCACAAGGACATCGACCGGAAGGATGTCGACGCGGTCCTGATGGCCGTGGCCCGGGTGATGAAGGAGGCCTGA
- a CDS encoding glycosyltransferase, with protein MRELSGSGGPANAGPLVSVVMPTYNQAAFVGESIESVLAQTYGNWELIVVNDGSTDGTAAILTAYAARDPRVKPVTRANGGVARALNTGIEQAAGEFVCWLSSDDLWVPDKLERQLNVYSRDAEAALVYSGWEIIDQCGRPIGSTRVGEYPDDSAFFELVKSNFINGCSVMIRRAVIEEVGRFDPAFTYAQDYEMWLRITTGRRIRLAAGLLVKTRVHPGQMSNDNRNEDDAVLAIRSHLANWTPERQFGGRRLSPAKRADILAKLACALRTRPTRPMPVEAREQLTKALAVGPHEADHLRAEWVRTLGGFGAGLFARGEVSRAEELFLEAIEDLPSDRRYSGLGPAQVWYNLGIVRLKQERWGEAELAFSRSARLLPNDPATLYHLAFACTCAGDPFKGETVLREVLRLVPDHRLARAGLAAVSAGLIRARPAGDGKRLRLNFHLGPEATDVERSAMIEVANALAKRDHLVTLIIGRGQPRPRKSALSGRLLILPADSGELPTGDGDFHLGCPAPNPASIPFEMAWVGHPKGALEIIRRRARTRTKTSPDACRAASGG; from the coding sequence ATGCGTGAGCTAAGCGGAAGCGGTGGTCCGGCGAACGCGGGGCCCCTAGTGTCGGTGGTCATGCCGACCTACAACCAGGCTGCCTTCGTCGGGGAAAGCATTGAGAGTGTCCTGGCCCAAACCTACGGGAATTGGGAACTGATTGTCGTCAATGACGGGTCGACCGACGGCACGGCGGCTATTCTTACGGCCTACGCGGCCAGGGATCCCCGGGTTAAACCGGTCACCAGGGCCAACGGCGGCGTCGCCCGGGCCCTCAACACGGGGATCGAGCAGGCCGCCGGCGAATTCGTTTGTTGGCTCAGCTCGGACGACCTGTGGGTGCCCGATAAGCTGGAGAGACAGTTGAACGTATACTCCCGCGACGCTGAGGCGGCCCTGGTCTACTCGGGGTGGGAGATCATCGACCAGTGCGGCCGGCCGATCGGCTCCACCCGGGTCGGTGAGTATCCTGACGACTCGGCCTTCTTCGAATTGGTCAAGTCGAATTTCATCAACGGATGCTCGGTGATGATCCGCCGGGCGGTCATCGAGGAGGTCGGCCGGTTCGACCCGGCCTTCACGTACGCCCAGGACTATGAGATGTGGCTGCGCATCACCACCGGCCGGCGGATCAGGCTCGCCGCGGGTCTTTTGGTGAAGACGCGTGTCCACCCCGGGCAGATGAGCAACGACAACCGGAACGAGGATGACGCCGTACTGGCTATCCGCAGCCACCTCGCGAACTGGACCCCTGAGAGACAGTTCGGCGGCCGCCGCCTGTCCCCGGCCAAACGGGCCGACATCCTGGCCAAGCTGGCCTGCGCCCTGCGAACCCGGCCCACGAGGCCGATGCCCGTAGAGGCCAGGGAACAGCTGACGAAGGCACTGGCTGTGGGACCTCACGAAGCCGATCACCTGCGGGCCGAATGGGTGAGGACCCTGGGCGGGTTCGGGGCCGGACTTTTCGCCCGGGGGGAAGTGAGCCGCGCCGAGGAGCTTTTTTTGGAGGCAATCGAAGACCTGCCGAGCGACCGGCGGTATTCCGGCCTCGGACCGGCCCAGGTCTGGTACAACCTCGGTATCGTCCGGCTCAAGCAGGAACGGTGGGGCGAAGCCGAGCTGGCCTTCAGTCGCTCGGCGCGCCTCCTTCCCAATGACCCGGCGACCCTCTATCATCTGGCTTTTGCCTGCACCTGCGCCGGGGATCCCTTCAAGGGCGAGACTGTTCTCCGGGAAGTGCTCCGGCTGGTCCCCGACCACCGCTTAGCCCGCGCAGGCCTCGCCGCAGTCTCGGCGGGATTGATCCGGGCCCGACCAGCCGGTGACGGCAAGCGCCTGAGACTGAACTTCCACCTCGGACCGGAAGCCACCGATGTTGAGCGTTCGGCGATGATCGAGGTGGCCAATGCCCTGGCGAAAAGGGACCATCTCGTCACACTCATCATCGGCCGAGGACAGCCCAGGCCCAGGAAAAGCGCCCTCTCGGGGAGGCTCCTCATCCTGCCGGCCGATTCCGGGGAACTGCCGACCGGCGATGGTGACTTCCATCTCGGCTGTCCCGCGCCAAACCCCGCGTCGATCCCGTTCGAGATGGCTTGGGTCGGCCACCCCAAGGGCGCCCTGGAAATCATCCGGCGGCGCGCCCGGACCCGAACGAAGACATCGCCGGACGCATGTCGGGCGGCCTCCGGGGGTTAG
- a CDS encoding NAD(P)-dependent oxidoreductase: protein MAKILVTGSHGTLGRPLVAQLEANGHEVWQCDLQHHPEERYIRADVSSYRQLERVFEQGYDYVYHLAAEFGRINGEEYYDTLWETNVIGTRNVLEFQRKKGFRLIFASSSEIYGEADEPILTEDLPKLKTIVQHNDYALTKWVNEVQVMNFEKRYSVPVMRLRFFNAYGPGEYYHNYRSVVCLFAYRALHNQTYQVFEGYCRVFMYIDDFIPTLARACDRFVPGEVVNIGGTEYRSVKELSELVLAATGADPALVEYLPEDKHNTVNKRPDISKAQRLLDHNPVVPLEIGIPKTVEWMAEVYKVDLPGRIREAGRRALRCVS, encoded by the coding sequence ATGGCCAAGATCCTGGTCACCGGAAGTCACGGAACCCTTGGGCGGCCCCTCGTGGCCCAGTTGGAAGCCAACGGTCACGAGGTCTGGCAATGCGACCTCCAGCACCACCCGGAGGAGCGCTATATCCGGGCCGACGTTTCGTCCTACCGACAGCTCGAACGGGTGTTCGAGCAGGGCTATGACTACGTCTACCACCTGGCCGCCGAGTTCGGGCGGATCAACGGCGAGGAGTACTACGACACCCTTTGGGAGACCAACGTCATCGGGACCCGCAACGTCCTCGAGTTCCAGCGGAAGAAGGGGTTCAGGCTCATCTTCGCCAGTTCGTCGGAGATTTATGGGGAGGCCGATGAGCCCATCCTGACCGAGGATCTGCCCAAGCTGAAGACCATCGTCCAGCATAACGACTACGCCCTGACCAAGTGGGTCAACGAGGTCCAGGTGATGAACTTCGAGAAGCGCTACAGCGTCCCGGTGATGCGCCTGCGCTTCTTCAACGCCTATGGTCCCGGCGAATACTACCATAACTACCGCAGTGTGGTCTGCCTTTTCGCCTACCGCGCCCTGCACAACCAGACCTATCAAGTCTTTGAAGGCTATTGTCGGGTCTTCATGTACATCGACGACTTCATCCCGACGCTGGCCCGGGCCTGCGACCGGTTTGTCCCGGGCGAGGTCGTCAACATCGGCGGGACGGAGTATCGGAGCGTGAAAGAGCTCAGTGAACTGGTCCTGGCGGCCACCGGGGCCGACCCGGCCCTGGTCGAGTACCTCCCGGAGGACAAGCACAACACGGTCAATAAGCGCCCGGACATCTCGAAGGCTCAGCGGCTCCTCGACCACAACCCGGTTGTCCCGCTTGAAATCGGGATCCCAAAGACGGTCGAATGGATGGCTGAAGTCTACAAAGTCGATCTTCCGGGGCGAATCAGGGAGGCCGGGCGGAGGGCCCTGAGATGCGTGAGCTAA
- a CDS encoding NAD-binding protein, which translates to MARLTEAGSDGAICVVGLGNIGENLYRSLVSRVQGEVIGIDIEEPLVRRLRRQGVRAFTALPSGTPISAYLIAISVRGDNLARVVEGFDLSRRPLISIESTVPLGTTGRVAAKLAGHGLAAGRDYFLITCPHRIMFGQDQSVFDPPRVIAGVTPACLKRGTAFYSHFVPRLLPVSQPEVAELAKMAENAYRFVDIAFAEELSMICGERGLDFSEVREAMNTKGNINLPGVECGIGGECLPKDIRLLQEAKYEPKSALFDGAVNADRRYREDLVGRVLAGRPQRVLVRGVSYKKGTAQLKFSKAVELVKALEGKGVAIDVSDETLTPAELIRAGFHVEEAGADYDVIIERGRIEVHPAKSRVAAEAGLMGGRR; encoded by the coding sequence ATGGCCAGGCTGACCGAGGCTGGGTCGGACGGCGCAATCTGCGTTGTCGGGCTCGGCAACATCGGCGAGAACCTGTATCGTTCTTTGGTTTCGCGAGTCCAGGGTGAGGTCATTGGGATTGATATCGAAGAGCCTTTGGTTCGGCGCCTTCGGCGGCAAGGGGTCCGGGCGTTTACCGCCCTGCCTTCGGGGACGCCGATTTCTGCTTACTTGATCGCCATTTCGGTCAGGGGCGACAACCTCGCCCGGGTCGTCGAGGGGTTCGACCTGAGCCGGCGCCCGCTGATTTCGATCGAGTCGACGGTGCCGCTGGGGACCACCGGCCGGGTGGCCGCCAAGCTGGCCGGTCATGGGCTGGCCGCCGGGAGGGATTACTTCCTCATCACCTGCCCGCACCGGATCATGTTCGGTCAGGACCAATCGGTCTTCGATCCGCCCCGGGTCATCGCCGGGGTCACCCCGGCCTGCCTCAAGCGCGGGACGGCCTTTTACAGTCACTTCGTCCCGAGGCTCCTGCCGGTGAGCCAGCCGGAGGTGGCCGAGCTGGCCAAGATGGCCGAGAACGCCTATCGTTTCGTAGACATCGCCTTCGCCGAGGAACTGTCGATGATCTGTGGCGAGCGGGGCCTCGACTTCAGCGAGGTCCGCGAGGCAATGAACACCAAGGGCAACATCAACCTGCCGGGAGTTGAGTGCGGCATCGGCGGGGAATGCCTGCCCAAAGACATCCGCCTGTTACAGGAGGCCAAGTACGAACCCAAGTCGGCCCTCTTCGACGGGGCGGTCAACGCCGACCGCCGTTATCGGGAGGACCTGGTCGGCCGGGTGTTGGCCGGGCGTCCCCAGCGGGTCCTGGTCCGCGGGGTGTCCTATAAGAAGGGTACCGCCCAGCTCAAGTTCAGCAAGGCGGTGGAACTGGTCAAGGCTCTTGAGGGCAAGGGGGTCGCCATCGACGTCTCCGACGAAACCCTGACCCCGGCGGAACTCATCCGGGCCGGCTTCCATGTAGAGGAGGCGGGAGCCGACTACGACGTGATCATTGAACGCGGCCGGATCGAAGTCCACCCGGCGAAGTCGCGGGTGGCGGCTGAGGCCGGCTTGATGGGAGGTCGGAGGTAA